The Sesamum indicum cultivar Zhongzhi No. 13 linkage group LG6, S_indicum_v1.0, whole genome shotgun sequence genomic interval TCTTGTTTTCTCATCAGTAAGAAGGCCAGTAGTTATCTAAATCAGCACACTGCTCCATGCCAATGAACCTGTTACTCATTGTGTTTGCGTTATTCATGTCCCCTCCATAGCCTGCTGCAGCCTGATGATCACTAGCAATTGCAGCACCAGCACTCAGCATGGCTGAAGTTACGTCTTGTTGGTTCATTCCGGGGGCGGGGGGTGGTGGTGCTGGCCTCATGAACGGCTGAGCCGGGATAGCACCGCCACCGAGGTTCAAGTTCAAGCCTGATATGGTGAAACAGCTGCCTCCGGCACCACCCGCTCCGACGGGACTGTAGTTGACTTGTGGTGGGACTGGGAAGTTGATCATGCTGGTTGAGCCAACACCTCTGAAAACCTTGttgaattcttgaatttctgcTGGGGTGACGTAGTTTCTTGCAGGGAACTGAAAATTGTCAGGCTGCATCATCTGTGGTTGCATGGGGTTTTGGGGCATTTCTACATTGTAGGTGAAGGGATTGACTGCCCTTGGGTGGTTTGAAGGGTACTTTTTCCCTCCAGCACTCTTCTGGAACACACGGCAGACTACCCATTCATCTTGCTGCATAATTCAATTAGGGTAACAAAAACATGAATGACAATTCATAAAATGAACTATGGCTTTATTAGTATACGTACATATAACCCAACAGTTTATAGTAATCGAGAAGATTgcaattatagtttttaagTATGTGGcgacaattttagttttgtacgAACTCATTTTGGGCAATGCtgttctaatttaaaaaattttgagcaATGAGGAGAAGCAAATGTCGGAATTTGCTAAAATAGCTAAAAGAAATGCAGTCAATTAAGCTTGTCATATGtactttttcaattattttagcaaattttgattatttatccTCAATGTGCGAAATccttaaaaatacaagataaAATTGCCAATATAGAATCGTTAGGACTAAAATAGCCACCTTCATACTTaccggactaaaattataattttttctaatttaattattggagtagtatttctatatatttaatgtgcCTAAAtggtgaaatatatatatatgtatgtatctatatataaaatgagctgcaaataaaacaataacagtgtgattaattaatgaagtAGAATTTGATGGACGTCAAAGACTAATCGGTCTTCAATCTTGCAAGAAAACTGCAAATGTAAAACTAAGTTTAAGTTGTAGTCATATAGACATGTTTTCTTGGAGCGTTGAAGTAATAATTAGTTGAGAACAAACGTTGggttaattataagtacaagcaatttaaacatttatatattaatttatgaagtAACTTAGTTCTTTGGTAAGAGAAAAGttgtctttctttcttcttcttcttcttttttttttttttttttaaattttagtttgttcTTCACCTAAGAAGGGGAAATTAaagcataatatatatatacgggAAAAGATAGATGCAAATCCCTCCactaattatttgattatgatgaaatttataaaagtttgtAATAACTCATAATGTTGGCAAGAAAAAACATTTTTGCTAAATTAATAActcaataatttcaattataataagttGGTGAAAACGGAGACGTCTTTTCagcaattcttgaaatttgtttaaaatagTTTGAATTCTAGTTAATTAGCACTTTAACATGCATGGCTTTGATGATCAGAACCAATTTGGAgatctatatatatgctacCTCCAATCATGAACAGCAGCTGAAGATCATCCgcaaaattacacacacacacacacacatatatatatagatagatagatagatatatttagaattaaaagaaaaaaaagaaaaagactaaTTAAGTGTATACCTTTGTGGTTCTGTAGGCAGATTTAGAATGAATGCGATATTCATGCATGACCCAATTGGTTTTTTCTCCTCTGGGAGCTCTTCCTCTGTAAAACACCAAAGTTTTCTTCATTCCCACCAACTCCGAGGTGTTGCTGTTGTATATCTCCTTGTCTTTCCCGGTCGTCTTCCAGTACCCGGTGTTGGTGGCGCGGTTTGTCCTTACTCCTGTCGGATATTTCCGGTCCCGGAGGCTGAAGAAGTACCACTCTTTTTCTCCCATTTTTGCCTTCCctaattacacacacacacaaatgataaaagaaatcaacttcGAAGCTTATTACCAAAAGTTCTTCTCCTATGAATCTTGTAATAGCTAGCTAGGGTTTGTCTATGTGTGTCCAAACATGCATGCTGCAAGCATATATGCCAGCCCAGCACTAATTTTCGGTTTAGAGTGTGTATGTAGTGTTTAATTCTCATCAATATGTTAATTTAATCTTCTTTACAAGAACCAAACGGTACGTAAATCTTGCATCATAATTAAACATACACGTCTAGCTAGTTAGTATTGTTTTTctaaaaaccctaattttggcATGCTTGATCTTGTCATATGAACCCTAACCCTAGTTAATTGTATGAATGTTAGAACAAGTACCTGGAAGATCCCACGGCTCGCACTTGTTGAGATCGACATCTCCAATAGCTCTCCCTGTGAAGTTTGCATCTGAAATCTTGTTAATGAGATAATAGGTGATGAGCTCTTCATCTGTGGGATGAAAACGGAAGCCGGGCGGTAGCTTTTCCTCCTTCACTTCTCCTGATCCTTCCATTGCTAGCTAACCTCCTACCTATTTCTTGTGTTAATTTGGTCTTTTCTAACTATGCCAGCtgaataattcaagaaatatcAATTCGTCAAgaccaataaattaaaaacccTAGTTTGTTAGATATACATACTCAATTCTGCAAGAAATCGAGAAAATTAACCTAAAAAATTCTTGTATATGCTAGAAgagtgaaaaagaaacaaattctTGAACATATCTaggatatatataatgtaattcTTTTCGCAAGATCGAGTTTATTTGCAGTAgttgttgatttaattgtactacaagaaaatggagcaaattttcttaattacttGAATATTGAAACAAAAGGGGTTTCAAGAGCAAGAAATATGATCAAATGTTCTTTTTCTAACATCATGGTTCAAACAAAGAGGTGGGAGTGAGGGGATTTAGGTAAGTGTAGGATTCTTACAAGAGATCTTGTATGGGATAAATATTTGTCTTGGTTGAGGTGATTAAACAAGAAAGCTTGGAATATAAATGTGAAGaggaaggaaaaagagaagTGGTGTGATTAATTTCCAAGCTCTTACCTACTATGGGTCTTAAGGTACACGGTACTTGACCATTGCTGGGAGCTGCTACTTAGGCTATTCAAAAGTCATTAATGATTGTACCTGTGCAATTACAGTGTTGCCCATTTCAACATTGATGAAGTTATTACATCTTGCTtgaggaaatgaaaaaaaaaaaaaaaaaagagaaagaaaagaaagaaacctcAAAAGATTCTTGTTGGAGCATGTCTTAAATTTCTAGAAGGtctgtatatataattatcccaccTGACTAATTAATTCTAGTCCAGAAAATGTTtcaattgaatatatatatatatatgtgtgtgtgtgtatgtttttattaattaacttggaaataaatataaatatcatgtGTAACACTTTGGTAATTTAAACTAGTGGCCTGTTTCTTGCATTTAGTTGGAAGTGCATGTATATGTCTcggcaaaattatatttttcgttcTTATAATAATGCTTGTTAGGCATTTTAGGTTAAATTGTACGTACTGCTTTATATGTTAGATGGGTGTTGATTTAACGATTCAGCTATAGAGGTGGAAAATTATGActcataattcaataatttttagcAATTCGAAAACTCCAGTCATcgaaattttat includes:
- the LOC105164958 gene encoding NAC domain-containing protein 92 — encoded protein: MEGSGEVKEEKLPPGFRFHPTDEELITYYLINKISDANFTGRAIGDVDLNKCEPWDLPGKAKMGEKEWYFFSLRDRKYPTGVRTNRATNTGYWKTTGKDKEIYNSNTSELVGMKKTLVFYRGRAPRGEKTNWVMHEYRIHSKSAYRTTKQDEWVVCRVFQKSAGGKKYPSNHPRAVNPFTYNVEMPQNPMQPQMMQPDNFQFPARNYVTPAEIQEFNKVFRGVGSTSMINFPVPPQVNYSPVGAGGAGGSCFTISGLNLNLGGGAIPAQPFMRPAPPPPAPGMNQQDVTSAMLSAGAAIASDHQAAAGYGGDMNNANTMSNRFIGMEQCADLDNYWPSY